GATGATACTAGGGAAGTGGCGCAGGGTTTTGGGGCGAAGGTGGTGGATTATGAGTGGAATAATAATTTTGCGGATGCTCGTAATTTTGGTTTGGGTTTTGTGGAGTCGGATTGGGTTTTGGTTTTGGATGCGGATGAGGTTTTTAATGGGGAGGTTTTTCCTGCCATAGAAAAGGCGGTGGGGAAGGATGATAATTTGGTGGTGAATTTGATTCGTCATGAGGTGGGGGCGAATTCTTCTCCTTATTCGTTGTTGTCTCGTTTGTTTCGTCGTCATCCTCAAATTAATTTTTCTCGTCCTTATCATGCTTTGATTGATGATGCGGTGGAGGGTTTACGGGAGGAAGAAGGCCATTGGCAGGTGGTGGATTTGGCTCAAGTGGCGATCGCCCATTATGGTTATCAACCTGCTATTATTGAGGCACAGGATAAGGCACAGAGGGGAAGGGTTGCCATGGAGTCTTATCTTAAGGAGAATCCCAATGATAGTTATGTATGCAGTAAGTTGGGGGCGCTTTATCTACAGTTAGGGGAGAAAAAAAAGGGTTTAAAGTTGTTAACTAAGGGCTTAAAGTTACATGGTAGTAGTCCTGCGACTACGTTTGAGTTACACTATCATCTAGCTAATGCTTTGGTAAGGGATAGTCAGATTGATTCGGCGATTAAACATTATGACAAGGCGATCGCCCTTCCCCTTTTACCTATGATAAAATTAGGGGCTTATCATAATTATGCTAGTTTATCTTACCAACAAAAGGAATATTTAAAGGCGATCGAGTTATACCAAGAATGTCTAAAAATTCAGCCTAATTTTGCTTTGGTTTACTATAATCTGGGTTTATGTTACAAGGCTTTGGGGCGTAATTTCAAAGCTATTACGGCCTATCAAAACGCCATTAAACTTAATCCTAACGATGCCTATGCCTATCAAAATCTGGGGTTATTGTTATATCGACAGGCTCAATACGAAGATAGTCAGAAAGCCTTACAACAGGCTGTTATGTTGCACCGTCAACAAAATCCTAACTTTGCCATACAATTAGAACAGGAGTTAAGGGCGATCGGTTTTTCTTTTGAATAGAAGTTTATCATCACCCACATTCCCTCTCTTGCCTTTTAACCCCTTGCTAAGATAAAGTATAAATCGTCCGTAATAGTGATTAGAAGATGAGAATCCGTCGTCAAGAGCCTTCCCCCGCCGTTGCCGTTGAAAGTTTGCGCTATCAAGTAAAAGTACCAGAAGCCGAGCCACAAAACATCCTTGAGGAGATTGTTTGGTACAAAGAGCAAGAGGTGGAGAAAATGCGCGATCGCCTTTCTCTGTTAGATTTGAGGGTAAAGGTAAACAACCTA
This sequence is a window from Cyanobacterium stanieri LEGE 03274. Protein-coding genes within it:
- a CDS encoding tetratricopeptide repeat protein yields the protein MSSISLCMIVKDEAKSLPNCLNSVKDFVSEMVIVDTGSTDDTREVAQGFGAKVVDYEWNNNFADARNFGLGFVESDWVLVLDADEVFNGEVFPAIEKAVGKDDNLVVNLIRHEVGANSSPYSLLSRLFRRHPQINFSRPYHALIDDAVEGLREEEGHWQVVDLAQVAIAHYGYQPAIIEAQDKAQRGRVAMESYLKENPNDSYVCSKLGALYLQLGEKKKGLKLLTKGLKLHGSSPATTFELHYHLANALVRDSQIDSAIKHYDKAIALPLLPMIKLGAYHNYASLSYQQKEYLKAIELYQECLKIQPNFALVYYNLGLCYKALGRNFKAITAYQNAIKLNPNDAYAYQNLGLLLYRQAQYEDSQKALQQAVMLHRQQNPNFAIQLEQELRAIGFSFE